Part of the Quercus lobata isolate SW786 chromosome 6, ValleyOak3.0 Primary Assembly, whole genome shotgun sequence genome, CTTCAGCAATTGGTGCACATCACAGATACAACTGCATTAGTTTCACTTCTTCAGCCAGCTCCTGAAACATTTGATCTATTTGATGAAGTGATATTAATGGCAGAAGGGAAAATAGTATACCATGGTCCTCGAGCTCATGTACTTCAATTTTTTGAGGATTGTGGTTTCAAGTGCCCAGAAAGAAAAGGTGCTGCAGACTTCCTTCAGGAGGTGAGAGAACATGATTCCTGTTTACAGTTGACATTAATCCTAATTGTCTCATATGCTCAAATTTCAAACATTTGCAGGTTATCTCCAGGAAGGATCAAGAACAATACTGGTACCATGCTGACCTTCCATACAATTATGTTTCAGTGGATCAGTTCTCTCAAAGGTTCAAAGCTAGTTCTTTAGGACAGAAGTTAAATGATGAGCTCTCAAAACCATATGATAAATCTAAGAGCCACAATAGTGCCTTGTCATTTGATATTTACTCTTTGAGCAAATGGGAGATGTTCAAAGCTTGCATGGCCAGAGAGCTACTTCTCATGAAACGGAATTCATTTGTCTATATTTTCAAAACGATGCAGGTGATAATTTACTCATATGACTACTTAGGCTGGTGCATCTACAATAACATTCTCAATCACATTAAACTAACACATTTCCCCTTTCTTTATCCTGCAGCTCATCATCACTGCATTTATTACAATGACAGTATTTATGCGTACTCAAACAACTGTCGACTTGATCGGTGCCAATTATTTTTTGGGCTGTCTATTTTATACAATTGTAAGACTCATGACTAATGGAGTTGCAGAGTTGTCCTTGACAATCACTAGACTTCCAGTGGTTTACAAGCAAAGATCATTCTATCTGTATCCGGCATGGGCATATTCTATTCCAGCATCTCTCCTAAAGATTCCACTTTCTTTGGTTGATTCAATACTTTGGACAGTAATGACTTACTATATTGTTGGGTATAGCCCTGAGGTAGAAAGGTAAGTACTTTTCAAAatccaattgaacaaaaatattagaaggataatctctctctctttaagcaTTAATATACATTTTCTACATATGGCTTAGGTTCTTCTTCCAGTTCCTTTTGCTGTTTGCTCTACATCTAGAATCAACGTCCATGTGTCGTTTCATTGCCTCAGTTTTCCGGACTATGGTTACTGCATCAACTTGTGGTGCTTTGATCTTAGTATTAATCTTTTTGTTTGGAGGCTTCATTATTCCTCGACGTGAGTATAAATTATTTGCTTTGATTCTCAGGGATAACAACTAGACTACTTACAGAGTTTCTTCTTTGTAGCCTCTTTACCACCTTGGTTGAGATGGGGTTTCTGGCTTTCTCCCATGAGTTATGCGGAAATAGGTATAGCACTGAATGAATTTCTTGCTCCACGATGGCAAAAGGTACTTTGAAGAAGacctaatatttttttgccatgCTAATTTACAAGAGCAACTAAATAGCTTTAGTTCATTctcattttgtaggtttcgaAAGGAAACATGACCATAGGAATGGAGGTTCTAACTACTCatggtttgaactttgatggcTATTTCTATTGGATATCATTGGGAGCTTTGTTCGGGTTCACAATACTTTTCGATATTGGATTTATCTTAGCCTTAACTTACATAAAGCGTAAGTTCATTTCAATTAATAAACAAGCATaaagattgaatttttaaatttcatccATTCACCTGTAAGCCTATCATGAATACAGCTCCAAAGATTTCTCGAgctattatttcaaaaaaaaatttctctcagCTACGAGGAACAGATGATTGTAATGGAAGCGTAAAGCTGGATAACCAATCAACTCTAGCTACTTCTCTGCAAACTACTGTAGAAACAAGAAATTCTGGTAAGATAAAACTGTTAGCCAATAAGTtagttaacaaaaaaattaattctcaatacagtaaataaatttttggttcTAAGATGATACAAGAGAATGTGGTTGGTTGTACAGGGAGGCTGGTCCTGCCATTTGAGCCCTTGACAATATCATTTAAAGATGTGCAATACTTTGTTGATACCCCTCCGGTAATCAAGTGCAAATGATGATTCACATATGattattttgaatatgtatACAAGGTAGAACTTACTTGTTACTACATTCCTTCTGCACAGGAAATGAGAGAGATGGGTTTCAGTCAGAAAAAGCTTCAGTTGCTTCGTGATATTACAGGAGCATTTAGGCCAGGAATTCTTACAGCACTTATGGGCGTAAGTGGAGCTGGAAAAACAACTCTCATGGACGTCCTCTCTGGGAGGAAAACTGGAGGTACTGTTGAAGGAGATATAAGAATAGGAGGGTATCCCAAGGTCCAGAAGACATTTGCAAGAATATCAGGTTACTGTGAGCAGAATGATATACATTCTCCATGGATTACTGTAAAAGAATCAGTGACATACTCGGCTTGGTTGCGATTGCCACCTGAGATTGATTCAGACACAAAAGCTGTATGATATCCTCCAGTTCCTCTCCATAGTTATCAATAGTACTATCGTATAGAATTTCAAACAATTTCTGAAGGGactcaaaatttcaagattgtCTGCATTACTAAATTAAGCCTTATACCAACTATATGGACTGGCTACAAGAGTCTTTAGCAATCTAAgtgaaattcaataattattgTAACGATAAGAAAATAGAGAAGGCATTGGTGGGTCTAATGGAGTGAATCTTCAAGTTTTTGATTTGTCATGGGGATTGTGACTGTTGACTTTTGATTAAGATCAATACATGACATTGTCCCAAAAAAATATTGGCATGACAGAAACTTAATGACTTGAGACTTGTGTCCACTAATGTGTAACATttttaacacttaaacaacCACTGTaatttgcttaaaatttttgggaaaaacaaGAGAATGATAAGGAGATTTCAAATCATGTTTAGATAAATGCATAAAACCCTGAATATTGGTGCAAATGgcacaaacaaacaataactGATACTAGTACGTAAAATTTCTATTGAAGTTAGTATACTGCTATAGATACTCTATGAATTACATGGTCTACAATATTATAATGCATTCATAACAGTCTCTATAATATGTCATGCAGAGATTTGTAGAAgaagttattgaaacaattgAACTTGATGGTATCAAAGATTCGTTAGTTGGAATTCCAGGCCAAAGTGGCCTATCTACTGAACAACGTAAAAGGCTGACAATTGCagtggagcttgtttcaaatccatcaataatatttatgGATGAACCTACATCGGGTTTAGATGCGAGAGCAGCTGCAATTGTCATGCGTGCAGTGAAGAATGTAGTATCCACAGGAAGGACAACGGTTTGCACCATCCACCAACCAAGCATTGACATATTCGAGGCTTTCGATGAGGTAGAAGAAATAGTGccttattttagaaaattacgACATACTCCAGCTTTTAATATTGAGGTTATAAGATTTATCTACTAACAAATTTTGGCTAAATTATCCTGGCCGTAAAATTAGAAGTCATCTCATTCTTTTTGGGCTAATTATACTACAGGGTCTTTGTAGGGAGCATGTTGTTGGTATATTGTCATCCGAGGAACATTGACCTGTCAAATGATTACAGTAGATTTGCTTTTCCTGTGCTAAAATCTAcctaaaaatcatatttctaTCTTTTGGGTAGCTTTTATAGGCTTTTAGTCTATGGATACAACTCAATTCAACTCAAAGGTCCTTAATCTGAACTAAATGTGCGTCGTAATATGGATTGTTATGTTATCCTATCCACAGCTATATAATTAGTTACCTGAAAAGTTTATGATATTTTTCTACCTGAATCCGCATCATTTTTGGTATTGCTTTTGCTTTCTTATCTAGAACAGTTAGAACTTGAGCCTAGTATTACAAATAACTCAAGAATGTAcaaaaatactaagtttttttttatgagaaagcaGATTTGAGCCTATTGCTTGTTCCAAGAGAGTGCTCTTGAAGAGTTGAACCCATTCTTGTGCTTCTAAGCAACTTAGCCTTTAATTTTGTTAgacttatggttaagtgattaaattcattatttcctaacagcttaagcttttgggacaattggtaatttaatatggtatcagagcagtacttatggttaagtgattaaattcaccatttcctaatagcttaCGCTTTTGGgataattggtaatttaacaaatttcatttcaaatccTACCTGCCTATTGTTTTGTATGCACCAGTCATTCTAACGCAACATGCTCTGCAATTTTTCCTTCCTCATAGTTGTGGATGAGCAAACTATACTAACATTATCCATCACTCTTTAGTATCTTTCTTACTATGATTTTGATGTTCTGTGCNNNNNNNNNNNNNNNNNNNNNNNNNNNNNNNNNNNNNNNNNNNNNNNNNNNNNNNNNNNNNNNNNNNNNNNNNNNNNNNNNNNNNNNNNNNNNNNNNNNNNNNNNNNNNNNNNNNNNNNNNNNNNNNNNNNNNNNNNNNNNNNNNNNNNNNNNNNNNNNNNNNNNNNNNNNNNNNNNNNNNNNNNNNNNNNNNNNNNNNNNNNNNNNNNNNNNNNNNNNNNNNNNNNNNNNNNNNNNNNNNNNNNNNNNNNNNNNNNNNNNNNNNNNNNNNNNNNNNNNNNNNNNNNNNNNNNNNNNNNNNNNNNNNNNNNNNNNNNNNNNNNNNNNNNNNNNNNNNNNNNNNNNNNNNNNNNNNNNNNNNNNNNNNNNNNNNNNNNNNNNNNNNNNNNNNNNNNNNNNNNNNNNNNNNNNNNNNNNNNNNNNNNNNNNNNNNNNNNNNNNNNNNNNNNNNNNNNNNNNNNNNNNNNNNNNNNNNNNNNNNNNNNNNNNNNNNNNNNNNNNNNNNNNNNNNNNNNNNNNNNNNNNNNNNNNNNNNNNNNNNNNNNNNNNNNNNNNNNNNNNNNNNNNNNNNNNNNNNNNNNNNNNNNNNNNNNNNNNNNNNNNNNNNNNNNNNNNNNNNNNNNNNNNNNNNNNNNNNNNNNNNNNNNNNNNNNNNNNNNNNNNNNNNNNNNNNNNNNNNNNNNNNNNNNNNNNNNNNNNNNNNNNNNNNNNNNNNNNNNNNNNNNNNNNNNNNNNNNNNNNNNNNNNNNNNNNNNNNNNNNNNNNNNNNNNNNNNNNNNNNNNNNNNNNNNNNNNNNNNNNNNNNNNNNNNNNNNNNNNNNNNNNNNNNNNNNNNNNNNNNNNNNNNNNNNNNNNNNNNNNNNNNNNNNNNNNNNNNNNNNNNNNNNNNNNNNNNNNNNNNNNNNNNNNNNNNNNNNNNNNNNNNNNNNNNNNNNNNNNNNNNNNNNNNNNNNNNNNNNNNNNNNNNNNNNNNNNNNNNNNNNNNNNNNNNNNNNNNNNNttaatcttttccatttaatttctgttgtgaatgtgattttatttggtttagattgtttatcaattctgtattaagtttatgttcatttaccgcacattaattgtttgatattaagtttgaattggtaatttgtaaattaggggtctaaacgttcaaggtgtttcatacacttattgaactttcaattggtatcagagcgggtacacttttattggttttgaaagttcaaatatgtgtataaacacccttgaacgtttagacccccaattacaaaataaccaattcaagctatatgtcaaacaactagtgtgcggaaaatgaacataagcgataaacagaattggaaatcaatctaacccaattataaa contains:
- the LOC115995312 gene encoding pleiotropic drug resistance protein 3-like encodes the protein MELTTIGKSTQSSFQHHASTLDAGGDSIIEEDEELELQWAAIERLPTFKRLKTSVFDIDHDNGSGKEFRGKRVTDVTKLGAVERHLFIEKLIKHIENDNLRLLQKLRDRIDRVNVKLPTVEVRYKNLFVDAKCEVVQGKPLPTLWNSIMSPLSVFTKVIQCNSQESKINILKDVSGIIKPSRLTLLLGPPGCGKTTLLLALAGKLDQSLDVAGQISYNGYMLDEFIPQKTSAYVSQHDLHLAEMTVRETIDFAARCQGVGSRADIMMEVSRREKEEGIVPDPDIDTYMKAISVEGQKRNLQTDYVLKILGLDICSDTMVGDALKRGISGGQKKRLTTGEMIVGPTKALFMDEISTGLDSSTTFQIVTCLQQLVHITDTTALVSLLQPAPETFDLFDEVILMAEGKIVYHGPRAHVLQFFEDCGFKCPERKGAADFLQEVISRKDQEQYWYHADLPYNYVSVDQFSQRFKASSLGQKLNDELSKPYDKSKSHNSALSFDIYSLSKWEMFKACMARELLLMKRNSFVYIFKTMQLIITAFITMTVFMRTQTTVDLIGANYFLGCLFYTIVRLMTNGVAELSLTITRLPVVYKQRSFYLYPAWAYSIPASLLKIPLSLVDSILWTVMTYYIVGYSPEVERFFFQFLLLFALHLESTSMCRFIASVFRTMVTASTCGALILVLIFLFGGFIIPRPSLPPWLRWGFWLSPMSYAEIGIALNEFLAPRWQKVSKGNMTIGMEVLTTHGLNFDGYFYWISLGALFGFTILFDIGFILALTYIKPPKISRAIISKKNFSQLRGTDDCNGSVKLDNQSTLATSLQTTVETRNSGRLVLPFEPLTISFKDVQYFVDTPPEMREMGFSQKKLQLLRDITGAFRPGILTALMGVSGAGKTTLMDVLSGRKTGGTVEGDIRIGGYPKVQKTFARISGYCEQNDIHSPWITVKESVTYSAWLRLPPEIDSDTKARFVEEVIETIELDGIKDSLVGIPGQSGLSTEQRKRLTIAVELVSNPSIIFMDEPTSGLDARAAAIVMRAVKNVVSTGRTTVCTIHQPSIDIFEAFDEVEEIVPYFRKLRHTPAFNIEVIRFIY